The Pieris brassicae chromosome 6, ilPieBrab1.1, whole genome shotgun sequence genome window below encodes:
- the LOC123710645 gene encoding uncharacterized protein LOC123710645, whose translation MLNKVKLSWKTVVNLALGDLYRLKCETRAGGRWAELVGPARRQAREATFNRWAHDLAMPRAGVRTVEAIRPCLREWVNRPSGAVSFRMAQILSGHGCFERYLHRVARRETLPICHHCGAPEDTAEHTLADCATWSRQRHDLVSVVGTDLSLPSVVAAMLGSQEAWRAVAFFCEHVLLQKEAAERQREVRGDGRRGCARRRRGGGAGARREERLPNSIPLRRR comes from the coding sequence ATGTTAAACAAAGTTAAGCTAAGTTGGAAGACTGTTGTAAATTTGGCCCTAGGCGACCTGTATCGTCTCAAGTGTGAGACTAGGGCAGGTGGCCGATGGGCTGAACTGGTCGGACCGGCAAGGAGGCAAGCCAGGGAGGCCACCTTTAATAGATGGGCCCATGATCTGGCTATGCCTAGGGCGGGAGTACGCACCGTGGAGGCGATTCGCCCATGCCTACGGGAATGGGTGAATCGCCCGAGTGGAGCCGTGTCCTTTCGGATGGCGCAGATACTGTCTGGGCATGGGTGCTTTGAGCGGTATCTGCACAGGGTGGCGAGGCGGGAAACCCTTCCCATCTGCCACCATTGTGGTGCCCCAGAGGACACGGCGGAGCACACCCTGGCCGATTGTGCCACTTGGTCGAGGCAACGCCATGACCTAGTGTCGGTCGTCGGGACGGACCTCTCGCTACCGAGCGTTGTTGCAGCAATGCTTGGTAGCCAAGAGGCATGGCGTGCGGTGGCCTTCTTCTGTGAGCATGTCCTGCTGCAGAAGGAGGCTGCCGAGCGTCAGCGGGAGGTGCGTGGCGATGGCCGAAGGGGTTGTGCTCGGCGGCGGCGAGGCGGGGGTGCGGGGGCAAGACGCGAGGAGCGTTTGCCCAACAGTATCCCCCTGCGCCGTCGCTGA